One stretch of Zingiber officinale cultivar Zhangliang chromosome 6B, Zo_v1.1, whole genome shotgun sequence DNA includes these proteins:
- the LOC121992741 gene encoding ferredoxin-thioredoxin reductase, variable chain-like, producing the protein MQTPGIAAAAPLSPSLFLRSLPSVAPLSLPSLSPRRPAASVLLPFRVRYRVTCQAVLSADVSSSSEIEEEEEEERAAAKIGKRVRVTVPLKVCHVQKAPDLDLDGLEGVIKQYVGIWKGKRISANLPFKVEFQIEFEGQTRPVKFISHLKEDEFQYMD; encoded by the coding sequence ATGCAGACGCCGGGGATCGCTGCCGCTGCTCCCCTCTCCCCTTCCCTCTTCCTCCGCTCCCTTCCCTCCGTCGCCCCTCTCTCTTTACCCTCTTTGTCCCCCCGCCGCCCTGCCGCATCCGTCCTCCTTCCTTTTAGGGTTAGATACCGTGTCACGTGCCAGGCCGTCCTCTCCGCCGATGTCTCCTCCTCTTccgagatagaggaggaggaggaggaggagcgggCGGCGGCTAAGATCGGGAAAAGAGTTCGGGTCACCGTGCCACTGAAGGTTTGCCACGTGCAGAAGGCGCCCGATCTGGATCTCGACGGCCTGGAAGGGGTGATCAAGCAGTACGTTGGGATTTGGAAAGGGAAAAGGATCTCCGCCAATCTCCCATTCAAGGTTGAATTCCAAATCGAGTTCGAAGGGCAAACCCGCCCAGTCAAGTTCATCTCTCATCTCAAGGAGGATGAGTTCCAGTACATGGATTGA
- the LOC121992740 gene encoding HBS1-like protein isoform X1 — translation MPRKVNSGLDYDDGYDNYDDYDYDYDYDHEVKDDGYDEDNVASQLGKDAKKQGIWLCPICSYDNDETSFCCDICGAIQVYAPNYGKQKVNPASKDTRASAMSKSHAQISIATPKTNNLVDVFQSKRPNLYEKVQPDYRSAESNGKGKEALILSSPDNASESESSYSRENKDTIAPLSSNLNQLKLDKHPIYNRKTNTETQYQPEEWMLIDKGPGTLQQLNLAIVGHVDSGKSTLSGRLLHLLGKVSKKEMHKYEKEAKEKGKGSFAYAWAMDESSAERERGVTMTVAVAYFDSKKYHVVLLDSPGHKDLVPNMISGATQADAAVLVVDASTGSFEAGMDGYGIGQTREHAQLVRSFGVEQIIVAVNKMDVVGYSKERFNFIKSQLGAFLRSCGFKDSSIIWVPLSVVENQNLVTTTTDVRLSSWYRGFCLLDAIDSLQTPLRDVSKPLILPICDAIKTSMGNFAACGKLETGAICNGSKVLVMPLGELATIRSIERDSISYNSARAGDNVAVTLQGINSGHVLAGGVICHPDYPMQVAKHLELKILVLDISTPILVGSQVEFHIHHAKEAGRVAKMVALLDQKTGKVSKAPRILKGKQSAIIEVQLDGAVCVEEFSKSKALGRAFLRSSGTTIAVGIVTRILEHES, via the exons ATGCCTCGAAAAGTCAATTCTGGGCTTGACTATGATGATGGATATGACAATTATGatgattatgattatgattatgattaCGATCATGAAGTAAAAGATGATGGCTACGACGAAGATA ATGTGGCATCTCAGCTTGGTAAGGATGCCAAGAAGCAAGGAATCTGGCTTTGTCCAATTTGCTCATATGACAATGATGAAACTTCATTTTGTTGCGACATTTGTGGAGCTATTCAAGTTTATGCTCCCAATTATGGCAAACAAAAAG TAAATCCTGCAAGCAAAGATACAAGAGCATCTGCTATGTCCAAGTCTCATGCACAAATTTCAATAGCAACACCCAAAACAAACAATCTTGTTGATGTCTTTCAGAGCAAAAGGCCTAATTTGTATGAGAAAG TACAACCAGATTATAGAAGTGCAGAATCGAACGGTAAAGGGAAAGAGGCTCTAATATTATCTTCACCGGATAATGCCAGTGAAAGTGAGAGCAGTTATTCCAGGGAAAATAAGGATACCATAGCACCATTGAGCAGTAACCTAAACCAGTTAAAGTTGGATAAACATCCCATTTATAACAGAAAAACAAATACAGAAACTCAGTACCAACCGGAAGAATGGATGTTAATAGATAAAGGACCAGGGACTCTGCAGCAATTGAATCTTGCAATT GTCGGTCATGTGGACTCGGGGAAATCTACCTTGTCTGGAAGATTGCTACATCTTTTGGGAAAAGTTTCCAAGAAAGAAATGCATAAATATGAAAAAGAGGCTAAAGAAAAG GGAAAAGGTTCATTTGCTTATGCATGGGCAATGGATGAGAGCTCTGCAGAGAGGGAAAGGGGTGTGACCATGACAGTTGCTGTTGCATACTTTGACTCCAAGAAGTATCATGTTGTTTTACTTGACTCTCCTGGGCACAAAGATTTGGTACCAAATATGATTTCAGGTGCTACACAAGCAGATGCAGCAGTTCTCGTTGTGGATGCATCAACTGGTTCCTTTGAGGCAGGTATGGATGGTTATGGTATTGGACAAACAAGGGAGCATGCTCAACTAGTTAGAAGTTTTGGTGTTGAGCAAATCATTGTTGCTGTTAATAAGATGGATGTTGTGGGGTAttcaaaggaaagatttaattttataaaatcacAACTTGGTGCATTTCTTCGTTCCTGTGGATTCAAAGATTCCTCAATCATTTGGGTTCCTCTTAGTGTGGTAGAAAACCAGAATCTGGTTACAACCACCACTGATGTTAGGTTATCTTCCTG GTATAGAGGGTTTTGTCTGTTGGATGCAATAGATTCATTGCAGACACCTCTGAGGGATGTTTCAAAGCCGCTTATTCTTCCTATATGTGATGCCATCAAGACATCAATGGGGAATTTTGCAGCTTGTGGAAAGTTAGAGACTGGAGCTATCTGTAATGGTTCCAAG GTTCTGGTTATGCCTCTAGGAGAGCTAGCAACTATACGGTCTATCGAGCGAGACTCAATTAGCTATAATTCAGCAAGAGCTGGTGACAATGTAGCTGTCACCTTACAAGGTATCAATTCTGGTCATGTTCTAGCTGGTGGGGTGATCTGCCATCCTGATTATCCGATGCAAGTAGCTAAACATTTGGAGCTAAAGATACTCGTCTTGGACATCTCCACACCAATTCTGGTTGGATCGCAG GTTGAATTCCACATCCATCATGCAAAAGAGGCTGGAAGGGTGGCAAAGATGGTAGCGTTGCTGGACCAGAAGACTGGCAAAGTCTCCAAAGCACCGCGCATCCTCAAGGGAAAACAAAGTGCCATCATAGAG GTGCAACTGGACGGAGCTGTATGTGTGGAGGAGTTCTCTAAGTCTAAAGCCCTTGGTAGGGCATTCCTAAGGTCATCAGGAACTACAATTGCGGTTGGTATCGTGACCCGAATACTTGAGCACGAGTCATAG
- the LOC121992740 gene encoding HBS1-like protein isoform X2, producing the protein MPRKVNSGLDYDDGYDNYDDYDYDYDYDHEVKDDGYDEDNVASQLGKDAKKQGIWLCPICSYDNDETSFCCDICGAIQVYAPNYGKQKVNPASKDTRASAMSKSHAQISIATPKTNNLVDVFQSKRPNLYEKDYRSAESNGKGKEALILSSPDNASESESSYSRENKDTIAPLSSNLNQLKLDKHPIYNRKTNTETQYQPEEWMLIDKGPGTLQQLNLAIVGHVDSGKSTLSGRLLHLLGKVSKKEMHKYEKEAKEKGKGSFAYAWAMDESSAERERGVTMTVAVAYFDSKKYHVVLLDSPGHKDLVPNMISGATQADAAVLVVDASTGSFEAGMDGYGIGQTREHAQLVRSFGVEQIIVAVNKMDVVGYSKERFNFIKSQLGAFLRSCGFKDSSIIWVPLSVVENQNLVTTTTDVRLSSWYRGFCLLDAIDSLQTPLRDVSKPLILPICDAIKTSMGNFAACGKLETGAICNGSKVLVMPLGELATIRSIERDSISYNSARAGDNVAVTLQGINSGHVLAGGVICHPDYPMQVAKHLELKILVLDISTPILVGSQVEFHIHHAKEAGRVAKMVALLDQKTGKVSKAPRILKGKQSAIIEVQLDGAVCVEEFSKSKALGRAFLRSSGTTIAVGIVTRILEHES; encoded by the exons ATGCCTCGAAAAGTCAATTCTGGGCTTGACTATGATGATGGATATGACAATTATGatgattatgattatgattatgattaCGATCATGAAGTAAAAGATGATGGCTACGACGAAGATA ATGTGGCATCTCAGCTTGGTAAGGATGCCAAGAAGCAAGGAATCTGGCTTTGTCCAATTTGCTCATATGACAATGATGAAACTTCATTTTGTTGCGACATTTGTGGAGCTATTCAAGTTTATGCTCCCAATTATGGCAAACAAAAAG TAAATCCTGCAAGCAAAGATACAAGAGCATCTGCTATGTCCAAGTCTCATGCACAAATTTCAATAGCAACACCCAAAACAAACAATCTTGTTGATGTCTTTCAGAGCAAAAGGCCTAATTTGTATGAGAAAG ATTATAGAAGTGCAGAATCGAACGGTAAAGGGAAAGAGGCTCTAATATTATCTTCACCGGATAATGCCAGTGAAAGTGAGAGCAGTTATTCCAGGGAAAATAAGGATACCATAGCACCATTGAGCAGTAACCTAAACCAGTTAAAGTTGGATAAACATCCCATTTATAACAGAAAAACAAATACAGAAACTCAGTACCAACCGGAAGAATGGATGTTAATAGATAAAGGACCAGGGACTCTGCAGCAATTGAATCTTGCAATT GTCGGTCATGTGGACTCGGGGAAATCTACCTTGTCTGGAAGATTGCTACATCTTTTGGGAAAAGTTTCCAAGAAAGAAATGCATAAATATGAAAAAGAGGCTAAAGAAAAG GGAAAAGGTTCATTTGCTTATGCATGGGCAATGGATGAGAGCTCTGCAGAGAGGGAAAGGGGTGTGACCATGACAGTTGCTGTTGCATACTTTGACTCCAAGAAGTATCATGTTGTTTTACTTGACTCTCCTGGGCACAAAGATTTGGTACCAAATATGATTTCAGGTGCTACACAAGCAGATGCAGCAGTTCTCGTTGTGGATGCATCAACTGGTTCCTTTGAGGCAGGTATGGATGGTTATGGTATTGGACAAACAAGGGAGCATGCTCAACTAGTTAGAAGTTTTGGTGTTGAGCAAATCATTGTTGCTGTTAATAAGATGGATGTTGTGGGGTAttcaaaggaaagatttaattttataaaatcacAACTTGGTGCATTTCTTCGTTCCTGTGGATTCAAAGATTCCTCAATCATTTGGGTTCCTCTTAGTGTGGTAGAAAACCAGAATCTGGTTACAACCACCACTGATGTTAGGTTATCTTCCTG GTATAGAGGGTTTTGTCTGTTGGATGCAATAGATTCATTGCAGACACCTCTGAGGGATGTTTCAAAGCCGCTTATTCTTCCTATATGTGATGCCATCAAGACATCAATGGGGAATTTTGCAGCTTGTGGAAAGTTAGAGACTGGAGCTATCTGTAATGGTTCCAAG GTTCTGGTTATGCCTCTAGGAGAGCTAGCAACTATACGGTCTATCGAGCGAGACTCAATTAGCTATAATTCAGCAAGAGCTGGTGACAATGTAGCTGTCACCTTACAAGGTATCAATTCTGGTCATGTTCTAGCTGGTGGGGTGATCTGCCATCCTGATTATCCGATGCAAGTAGCTAAACATTTGGAGCTAAAGATACTCGTCTTGGACATCTCCACACCAATTCTGGTTGGATCGCAG GTTGAATTCCACATCCATCATGCAAAAGAGGCTGGAAGGGTGGCAAAGATGGTAGCGTTGCTGGACCAGAAGACTGGCAAAGTCTCCAAAGCACCGCGCATCCTCAAGGGAAAACAAAGTGCCATCATAGAG GTGCAACTGGACGGAGCTGTATGTGTGGAGGAGTTCTCTAAGTCTAAAGCCCTTGGTAGGGCATTCCTAAGGTCATCAGGAACTACAATTGCGGTTGGTATCGTGACCCGAATACTTGAGCACGAGTCATAG